In Curtobacterium sp. L6-1, a genomic segment contains:
- a CDS encoding sodium:calcium antiporter produces MESLPLWLLALVFVAGAAVIWVAGIQLSKTTDVLDARLHLGSALGGLIVLAVATNLPEIAITVSAGLSGSIEVAAGNILGGIAIQTVVIAVLDGFGKRGRGVRPITYRAASLTLVLEALVVVAVLSVVIAGSQLPPDLVVARLTPDVVLIAAIWIVGLFLVQRAGKGLPWHESGHAPDASPHDSGHRTRKQDEKPMSTRKAAVVFTVSALATLVAGVVLERAGDAASSQIGLSGVLFGATVLALATSLPEISTGLQAVKQGDDNLAVSDIFGGNAFLPVLFLVATVLSGKAVLPQANASDIYLTALAAVLTLVYAVGLVFRPQRRIAGMGVDSFVVVVLYLVGIAGLVAITLG; encoded by the coding sequence GTGGAATCCCTGCCCCTCTGGTTGCTCGCGCTCGTCTTCGTCGCGGGAGCGGCCGTCATCTGGGTCGCCGGCATCCAGCTCTCGAAGACGACGGACGTGCTCGACGCCCGCCTGCACCTGGGCAGTGCGCTCGGCGGCCTCATCGTCCTGGCCGTCGCCACGAACCTGCCCGAGATCGCCATCACCGTCAGCGCCGGGCTGTCCGGGTCGATCGAGGTCGCCGCGGGCAACATCCTCGGCGGGATCGCGATCCAGACCGTCGTGATCGCCGTGCTCGACGGGTTCGGCAAGCGCGGGAGGGGCGTCCGGCCGATCACCTACCGCGCGGCCTCGCTCACGCTGGTGCTCGAGGCGCTCGTCGTCGTGGCCGTCCTGTCGGTCGTGATCGCCGGCAGCCAGTTGCCGCCGGACCTCGTCGTCGCCCGGTTGACGCCCGACGTCGTGCTCATCGCCGCCATCTGGATCGTCGGGCTCTTCCTCGTGCAGCGCGCCGGCAAGGGACTGCCCTGGCACGAGAGCGGGCACGCGCCCGACGCCAGTCCGCACGACTCCGGCCACCGCACCCGCAAGCAGGACGAGAAGCCGATGAGCACCCGGAAGGCGGCCGTCGTCTTCACCGTGTCCGCGCTCGCGACCCTCGTCGCGGGTGTCGTGCTCGAGCGCGCCGGGGACGCCGCCTCGAGCCAGATCGGGCTGTCCGGGGTGCTGTTCGGCGCGACCGTCCTGGCCCTGGCGACGAGCCTGCCGGAGATCTCCACGGGCCTCCAGGCCGTCAAGCAGGGGGACGACAACCTGGCGGTCTCCGACATCTTCGGCGGCAACGCCTTCCTGCCGGTGCTGTTCCTCGTCGCCACGGTGCTGTCGGGCAAGGCGGTGCTGCCGCAGGCGAACGCGAGCGACATCTACCTGACCGCACTCGCGGCCGTGCTGACGCTCGTGTACGCGGTGGGGCTCGTGTTCCGGCCGCAGCGACGGATCGCCGGGATGGGCGTCGACTCGTTCGTGGTCGTCGTGCTCTACCTGGTCGGCATCGCTGGCCTCGTGGCGATCACCCTGGGGTGA
- a CDS encoding sugar phosphate isomerase/epimerase family protein, giving the protein MEEHDLLATSWTWTGSEPVHERIRAVTRAGFAGLSLSLDDLHEARATTGLAELRRMLDDAGVVWVQLGMLGDWWSTTSRSDQEADRGVVLEAAATLRAWQVVVRADHAVPAVSLGTMAEAWDRLAVQAEGVGAHLVLEPEPWSNLGTAERAARFVAAGHPNGGLLLDAMHTLRGGSTLASIAQGVSPAVLAAVELTDGLLHTPSGMTLADESRDGRYLPGTGAWDLPGFVRTVRGLGFDEPWGVEVRTPALRAMPIADALRTAAAATRAVLDAADAHGGPPAPAMPTSTAPTSAVDYEQPRSTVLPSVALPRRTGPATSAYRGGHD; this is encoded by the coding sequence GTGGAGGAACACGACCTGCTCGCCACGTCGTGGACGTGGACCGGGAGCGAACCGGTCCACGAGCGCATCCGCGCCGTCACCCGGGCCGGGTTCGCGGGGCTCTCGCTGTCGCTCGACGACCTGCACGAGGCCCGCGCGACCACCGGCCTCGCCGAGCTCCGGCGGATGCTGGACGACGCCGGCGTGGTCTGGGTGCAGCTCGGCATGCTCGGCGACTGGTGGTCGACGACGAGCCGGAGCGACCAGGAGGCGGACCGCGGCGTGGTCCTGGAGGCCGCCGCGACCCTCCGGGCCTGGCAGGTCGTCGTCCGCGCCGACCACGCCGTGCCAGCCGTGTCCCTCGGGACGATGGCGGAGGCGTGGGACCGGCTCGCCGTGCAGGCCGAGGGCGTCGGTGCCCACCTCGTGCTCGAGCCGGAGCCGTGGTCGAACCTGGGCACGGCGGAACGGGCCGCACGCTTCGTGGCGGCGGGACACCCGAACGGCGGGCTGCTCCTCGACGCGATGCACACACTCCGCGGCGGGTCGACGCTGGCGTCGATCGCGCAGGGCGTCTCCCCCGCGGTCCTCGCCGCGGTCGAGCTGACCGACGGCCTGCTGCACACCCCGAGCGGCATGACCCTGGCCGACGAGTCCCGGGACGGGCGGTACCTGCCGGGCACCGGCGCGTGGGACCTGCCCGGCTTCGTCCGGACCGTGCGTGGTCTCGGCTTCGACGAGCCGTGGGGTGTCGAGGTGCGCACGCCGGCGCTCCGCGCGATGCCGATCGCCGATGCGCTGCGGACGGCCGCGGCAGCGACCCGCGCGGTGCTCGACGCCGCCGACGCGCACGGCGGCCCACCGGCTCCCGCGATGCCGACGAGCACGGCGCCCACCTCGGCCGTCGACTACGAGCAGCCCCGGAGCACGGTCCTCCCGAGTGTGGCGCTGCCCCGCCGGACCGGCCCAGCGACCTCCGCGTACCGTGGTGGGCATGACTGA
- a CDS encoding SDR family oxidoreductase has translation MSQLDKQDPREQYARPPFPAQTQEGSGRAADLDPPADHGETSYQGTGRMRGLRVLVTGADSGIGRAAAIAMAKEGADVALTSLPEELEDLTEVRDLIADLGRTAVMLPGDLTDESFCAELVSSAVDQLGGLDVLTLVAGHQQVHEDITQQSTEDFDRTVKVNLYSLFWLTRAAVPHLAPGSAIVTTSSVSAYAPQDRMIDYAATKAAIITYTYGLARQLAAKGIRANTVVPGPVWTPLQPISYPGDEIAAYGQDTPFGRPAQPVEVASAYVHLASPESSYTSGTTLTVGGATGMAL, from the coding sequence ATGAGCCAGCTCGACAAGCAGGACCCTCGTGAGCAGTACGCCCGTCCGCCGTTCCCCGCGCAGACGCAGGAGGGCTCCGGACGAGCCGCCGACCTCGACCCGCCAGCCGACCACGGCGAGACGAGCTACCAGGGCACCGGCCGGATGCGCGGACTCCGCGTCCTCGTCACCGGGGCGGACTCCGGGATCGGGCGCGCCGCCGCGATCGCGATGGCGAAGGAGGGCGCGGACGTCGCCCTCACCAGCCTGCCCGAGGAGCTCGAGGACCTCACCGAGGTCCGTGACCTGATCGCCGACCTCGGCCGCACCGCCGTGATGTTGCCCGGTGACCTGACGGACGAGTCCTTCTGCGCGGAACTCGTCAGCTCGGCCGTCGACCAGCTCGGGGGACTCGACGTGCTGACCCTCGTGGCCGGTCACCAGCAGGTGCACGAGGACATCACGCAGCAGAGCACCGAGGACTTCGACCGCACCGTGAAGGTCAACCTGTACTCGCTGTTCTGGCTCACCCGGGCGGCGGTCCCGCACCTGGCGCCCGGCAGCGCGATCGTCACGACGAGCTCGGTCTCGGCGTACGCCCCGCAGGACCGGATGATCGACTACGCGGCCACCAAGGCGGCGATCATCACGTACACGTACGGTCTCGCGCGGCAGCTCGCGGCGAAGGGCATCCGGGCCAACACCGTCGTGCCCGGGCCGGTGTGGACGCCGCTGCAGCCGATCAGCTACCCCGGCGACGAGATCGCGGCCTACGGGCAGGACACCCCGTTCGGCCGACCCGCACAGCCGGTGGAGGTCGCGAGCGCCTACGTCCACCTGGCCAGCCCCGAGTCGTCGTACACGTCGGGGACGACGCTGACGGTGGGCGGTGCGACCGGGATGGCGCTGTGA
- a CDS encoding fumarylacetoacetate hydrolase family protein, which produces MTDLVVPAPSLPSVPTATGGRFPVRRVYCVGRNFAAHAREMGHDPDREPPFFFGKPADAVVVDSADTPYPPGTNRLEHEVELVVALGRGGQDVSVADALGLVWGFAVGIDLTRRDLQAEAKRLGRPWDLAKGFDHSATVGTVVPAAGVDPASGAVTLHVDGEMRQSGDLADQIWSVAETIAALSRSVALAPGDLLFTGTPEGVGPVERGSVLRGAIDGVGVVETRIV; this is translated from the coding sequence GTGACCGACCTCGTCGTCCCGGCCCCGAGCCTCCCGTCCGTCCCGACCGCCACCGGCGGGCGCTTCCCGGTCCGCCGCGTGTACTGCGTCGGCCGCAACTTCGCGGCGCACGCGCGCGAGATGGGCCACGATCCCGACCGCGAGCCGCCGTTCTTCTTCGGCAAGCCCGCGGACGCGGTCGTCGTCGACAGCGCCGACACCCCGTACCCGCCGGGGACGAACCGGCTGGAGCACGAGGTCGAACTCGTGGTCGCCCTCGGCCGCGGTGGCCAGGACGTGTCCGTGGCGGACGCGCTCGGACTCGTCTGGGGGTTCGCGGTCGGCATCGACCTGACCCGCCGTGACCTGCAGGCCGAGGCGAAGCGACTCGGTCGGCCGTGGGACCTGGCGAAGGGGTTCGACCACTCCGCGACGGTCGGGACGGTCGTCCCCGCTGCGGGTGTGGACCCGGCGTCGGGCGCCGTCACGCTGCACGTCGACGGGGAGATGCGGCAGTCGGGCGACCTCGCCGACCAGATCTGGAGCGTCGCCGAGACCATCGCCGCACTGTCGCGGTCCGTCGCCCTCGCGCCCGGCGACCTGCTGTTCACCGGGACGCCCGAGGGGGTCGGGCCCGTCGAGCGGGGCTCGGTGCTGCGCGGGGCGATCGACGGGGTCGGTGTCGTGGAGACGCGCATCGTCTGA
- a CDS encoding Ku protein: MRSIWKGSIAFGLVNVPIKVYAATETHDVSLHQIHDEDKARIRYKRVCELGHEVEYGDIQKAYDDGEKTVVLTSDDFKQLPQEQSHEIEVLEFVPVDQVDPMMFEKTYYLEPDSRSPKAYVLLRKTLEQTDRLAIVQFTLRQKTRLGVLRVHDDVLLLQGLLWGDEVRAADFKALDTSVKVSANELKMSSSLVESMSTDFDPDRYTDEYQEELQQLIDAKLEAGDDVDTAATFGEDTADEDDDTGGDVIDLMAALRASVDKKRTGGSGSRSSSGARSSSGSRSSSSGSRSSSSGDDADQAPAEKAPAEKAPAKKTPAKKAPAKKAPARKTTTAKASAKGSAAEEAPTKKSPARKTAAAQKRAG, from the coding sequence ATGAGGTCGATCTGGAAGGGCTCCATCGCGTTCGGGCTCGTCAACGTGCCGATCAAGGTGTACGCGGCGACCGAGACGCACGACGTCTCCCTGCACCAGATCCACGACGAGGACAAGGCGCGCATCAGGTACAAGCGGGTCTGCGAGCTCGGGCACGAGGTCGAGTACGGCGACATCCAGAAGGCCTACGACGACGGCGAGAAGACCGTGGTGCTCACCTCGGACGACTTCAAGCAGCTGCCGCAGGAACAGTCGCACGAGATCGAGGTGCTCGAGTTCGTGCCCGTCGACCAGGTCGACCCGATGATGTTCGAGAAGACGTACTACCTGGAGCCCGACTCCCGCTCCCCGAAGGCCTACGTGCTGCTCCGGAAGACGCTCGAGCAGACCGACAGGTTGGCGATCGTGCAGTTCACGCTCCGGCAGAAGACTCGGCTCGGGGTCCTCCGCGTGCACGACGACGTGCTGCTGCTGCAGGGGCTCCTGTGGGGCGACGAGGTGCGTGCGGCGGACTTCAAGGCCCTCGACACCTCGGTGAAGGTCAGCGCGAACGAGCTGAAGATGTCGTCCTCGCTCGTGGAGAGCATGTCGACGGACTTCGACCCGGACCGCTACACCGACGAGTACCAGGAGGAGCTGCAGCAGCTCATCGACGCCAAGCTCGAGGCCGGCGACGACGTCGACACGGCGGCCACGTTCGGCGAGGACACGGCCGACGAGGACGACGACACGGGTGGGGACGTCATCGACCTGATGGCTGCGCTGCGCGCATCCGTCGACAAGAAGCGGACGGGAGGCTCGGGGTCGCGTTCGTCCTCCGGCGCTCGGTCCTCGTCCGGGTCGCGGTCGTCGTCGTCCGGGTCGCGGTCGTCGTCGTCCGGTGACGACGCGGACCAGGCCCCCGCGGAGAAGGCACCGGCCGAGAAGGCCCCGGCGAAGAAGACACCGGCGAAGAAGGCCCCGGCGAAGAAGGCACCGGCGAGGAAGACCACCACGGCGAAGGCCTCCGCGAAGGGATCGGCTGCCGAGGAGGCGCCGACGAAGAAGTCGCCCGCTCGGAAGACCGCCGCCGCGCAGAAGCGCGCGGGCTGA
- a CDS encoding phosphoketolase family protein, with product MATTHSSTDRIRAIDAWWRAANYLTVGQIYLLDDPLLQRPLEPSDIKPRLLGHWGTSPALNLVYAHLNAQITETDRDVLYICGPGHGGPAMNANAWLDGTWNELYPDITPDPAGLQRFFRQFSFPGGIPSHAAPETPGSINEGGELGYSLAHAYGAALDNPDLVVACVVGDGEAETGPLSASWQAHTFLDPVADGAVLPILNLNGYKIANPTILARIPDEDLQAYFRGLGYEPIVVDSGRVDHDPFAVHALFDGALRRALATIDDIQAAARAQAARAAAGEMAGATDLRPRWPMIVLRTPKGWTGPKVVDGEQVEGTFRAHQVPLPNVRDDDAHLRQLEEWMRSYRPEELFDEDARPIGILETIRPTGDTRMSATPHANGGRIRTALDRPGLEEFGVPVGEDASATGTLGPWIAALMQRNQSTFRLFGPDETISNKLDAVFDVTDRVWRARREAGDEHMAARGRVIEVLSEHLLEGLLEGYVLSGRHGLFNTYEAFAHIVDSMVGQYAKWLESSTDIDWRAPVSNLTILLSSHVWRQDHNGFSHQDPGFLDVVASKQQDLVRIKLPADANTLLAVAAHAFETTDRIEVIVAGKHPEPVFLSLEDAVAHAAAGVGTWDWAGTEQQVGRVDVVLVSAGDVPTVETVAAADIIRQHAPDVGVRVVNVVDLLSIGDPRKHEHPISDERYDELFLPGTPAVFAFHGYPTLVHQLTYRRHGHDDLHVHGFLERGTTTSPFDMLMRNEMDRYALAHDALTRVADGSDRFADLLAALTDARAAAQSYAYTNGEDHEAVSTWQFTGWPQDEASDGGTGGDPGQGESEGSAPGR from the coding sequence ATGGCCACGACGCACTCGTCCACCGACCGCATCCGCGCGATCGACGCCTGGTGGCGCGCCGCGAACTACCTCACCGTCGGGCAGATCTACCTGCTCGACGACCCGCTGCTGCAGCGGCCGCTCGAACCCTCCGACATCAAGCCCCGTCTGCTGGGGCACTGGGGGACGTCGCCGGCGCTCAACCTCGTCTACGCGCACCTCAACGCGCAGATCACCGAGACCGACCGCGACGTGCTGTACATCTGCGGTCCCGGTCACGGCGGCCCCGCGATGAACGCGAACGCCTGGCTGGACGGCACGTGGAACGAGCTCTACCCGGACATCACACCGGACCCGGCGGGGCTGCAGCGATTCTTCCGACAGTTCTCGTTCCCCGGCGGCATCCCCTCGCACGCAGCCCCGGAGACGCCCGGCTCGATCAACGAGGGCGGCGAGCTCGGCTACTCGCTGGCGCACGCGTACGGTGCGGCGCTCGACAATCCGGACCTCGTCGTCGCCTGCGTCGTCGGTGACGGGGAGGCCGAGACCGGACCGCTCTCCGCCTCGTGGCAGGCACACACGTTCCTCGACCCGGTGGCGGACGGTGCGGTGCTGCCGATCCTGAACCTCAACGGGTACAAGATCGCGAACCCGACGATCCTCGCCCGCATCCCCGACGAGGACCTGCAGGCGTACTTCCGCGGCCTCGGGTACGAGCCGATCGTGGTGGACTCCGGCCGTGTCGACCACGACCCGTTCGCCGTGCACGCCCTGTTCGACGGTGCGCTCCGCCGCGCCCTCGCGACGATCGACGACATCCAGGCCGCGGCCCGCGCCCAGGCGGCCCGTGCCGCCGCCGGTGAGATGGCCGGCGCCACCGACCTCCGCCCGCGCTGGCCGATGATCGTGCTCCGGACCCCGAAGGGCTGGACCGGGCCGAAGGTCGTCGACGGCGAGCAGGTCGAGGGCACCTTCCGCGCCCACCAGGTGCCGCTGCCGAACGTCCGCGACGACGACGCGCACCTGCGGCAGCTCGAGGAGTGGATGCGCTCCTACCGTCCGGAGGAGCTGTTCGACGAGGACGCGCGCCCGATCGGCATCCTCGAGACCATCCGCCCCACCGGCGACACCCGGATGAGCGCGACCCCGCACGCGAACGGCGGGCGCATCCGCACCGCGCTCGACCGGCCGGGCCTCGAGGAGTTCGGCGTCCCCGTCGGCGAGGACGCCTCGGCGACCGGCACGCTCGGCCCGTGGATCGCCGCGCTCATGCAGCGGAACCAGAGCACCTTCCGGCTGTTCGGACCGGACGAGACCATCTCGAACAAGCTCGACGCGGTCTTCGACGTCACGGACCGCGTCTGGCGGGCCCGACGCGAAGCGGGCGACGAGCACATGGCCGCCCGCGGTCGGGTCATCGAGGTGTTGTCCGAACACCTGCTCGAGGGACTCCTCGAGGGGTACGTGCTGAGCGGTCGCCACGGCCTGTTCAACACCTACGAGGCGTTCGCCCACATCGTCGACTCGATGGTCGGCCAGTACGCGAAGTGGCTCGAGTCCTCGACCGACATCGACTGGCGCGCACCGGTCTCGAACCTGACGATCCTGCTGTCGTCGCACGTCTGGCGGCAGGACCACAACGGCTTCTCGCACCAGGACCCCGGCTTCCTCGACGTGGTCGCGTCGAAGCAGCAGGACCTCGTGCGGATCAAGCTCCCCGCCGACGCGAACACGCTGCTCGCCGTCGCCGCCCACGCCTTCGAGACGACGGACCGCATCGAGGTCATCGTCGCCGGGAAGCACCCCGAGCCGGTGTTCCTGTCGCTCGAGGACGCCGTCGCGCACGCCGCGGCCGGGGTCGGCACCTGGGACTGGGCCGGCACCGAGCAGCAGGTCGGCCGGGTCGACGTCGTGCTCGTCAGCGCCGGGGACGTCCCCACCGTCGAGACCGTCGCCGCCGCGGACATCATCCGCCAGCACGCCCCCGACGTCGGCGTCCGCGTCGTCAACGTCGTCGACCTGCTGTCGATCGGCGACCCGCGCAAGCACGAGCACCCGATCAGCGACGAGCGGTACGACGAGCTCTTCCTGCCCGGGACGCCCGCCGTGTTCGCGTTCCACGGGTACCCGACGCTCGTGCACCAGCTCACCTACCGGCGGCACGGGCACGACGACCTGCACGTGCACGGCTTCCTCGAGCGCGGCACCACGACGTCGCCGTTCGACATGCTCATGCGCAACGAGATGGACCGCTACGCCCTCGCCCACGACGCGCTGACCCGCGTCGCCGACGGGTCCGACCGGTTCGCCGACCTGCTCGCCGCACTCACCGACGCCCGTGCTGCGGCGCAGTCGTACGCCTACACGAACGGCGAGGACCACGAGGCCGTCTCCACGTGGCAGTTCACCGGCTGGCCGCAGGACGAGGCGTCCGACGGCGGCACCGGCGGCGACCCCGGGCAGGGCGAGAGCGAGGGCTCGGCGCCCGGTCGCTGA
- a CDS encoding GtrA family protein: MQSFSLRSVVEHPALRFLVVGGLGFVITMGINYGLKFFVIPQHPVTALAIGIVVATVVSYFLNKKWSFGDRGELHTGHEVLLFVVVSLIGVALNSAPLWISRYVLGLAVPNVSLAGQELADFISGPVIGTLIAMCFRYWAMNRFVFPARPATLDA; the protein is encoded by the coding sequence GTGCAGTCGTTCTCGCTCCGGTCCGTGGTGGAGCACCCCGCCCTCCGGTTCCTGGTCGTCGGCGGGCTCGGCTTCGTCATCACGATGGGCATCAACTACGGGCTGAAGTTCTTCGTCATCCCGCAGCACCCGGTGACGGCGCTGGCGATCGGCATCGTCGTCGCAACGGTCGTCTCGTACTTCCTCAACAAGAAGTGGTCGTTCGGGGACCGCGGCGAGCTGCACACCGGTCACGAGGTCCTGCTCTTCGTCGTCGTCAGCCTGATCGGCGTCGCGCTCAACTCCGCACCGCTGTGGATCTCGCGGTACGTCCTCGGCCTGGCGGTCCCGAACGTCTCGCTCGCCGGTCAGGAACTCGCGGACTTCATCAGCGGGCCGGTCATCGGCACGCTCATCGCGATGTGCTTCCGGTACTGGGCGATGAACCGCTTCGTGTTCCCCGCCCGGCCTGCCACGCTGGACGCGTGA
- a CDS encoding ATP-dependent DNA ligase — protein sequence MSPVAKKTTVQVGDRRLALTNLDKVLYPETGTTKGRVIEYYERIAPWMIPHVTGRPMTRKRWANGVDGAVFFEKNLPDSAPDWIRHHTIHHEHHDVEYPVVDEMPTLVWTAQQAALELHVPQWRFGPRGGHQDPDRLVLDLDPGEGVGLPECVEVAVAAREVLQGMGLEPYPVTSGSKGIHLYAALDGRATAQQVSEVAHELAKALEQDMPDLVLSSMSRAERAGKVFVDWSQNNGNKTTIAPYSLRGRPHPTVAAPRTWRELTEPGLAHLTLDEVLERMPDTNDLLHPVAAASLGVGRADAGHWDGARTEEVTERERAERQEMQDRLSTYRAKRDATRTPEPVPQASPTVRTDGTPTFVIQEHHATRDHYDFRLEHDGVLVSWALPKGEPTDPGANHLAVQTEDHPLEYGGFEGIIPAGEYGGGTVTIWDDGTYELEKWREGEEVIVTLHGRTNGVRRLALLHTRGRGRSGGEANWLIHRTKDQPTASDSGADERPTAGRGFGRSSGRADASARIDRAASAATAPDERRTMQASLRTGEPALDPEHWAFEMKWDGVRALATVRDGTVRLRSRNGNDLTDQYPELQELAERAGVDGVFDGEVVALDARGRPSFQLLQDRMGLTKPREVAAARRETPVHLFLFDVLEADGHELTRLGYTARREALATVVDPGGAIEVPPESTGDLAAAVEASRERGLEGVVAKKRSSRYVEGRRSESWLKLKHHATQEVVVGGWKPGAGRREGGIGSLLLGIPGDEGLEYVGKVGTGFTDRDLDAIADVLGAIGRDDSPFVDVPRADARDVHWVAPERVAEVEFAEWTGDGRLRQPSWRGWRSDKAPDDVVLERAEDGDDPS from the coding sequence GTGAGCCCGGTGGCGAAGAAGACGACGGTCCAGGTCGGTGACCGTCGCCTCGCGCTGACCAACCTCGACAAGGTGCTCTACCCGGAGACCGGCACCACCAAGGGGCGGGTGATCGAGTACTACGAGCGCATCGCCCCGTGGATGATCCCGCACGTCACCGGCCGTCCGATGACCCGGAAGCGCTGGGCGAACGGCGTCGACGGCGCGGTGTTCTTCGAGAAGAACCTGCCGGACTCCGCGCCGGACTGGATCCGGCACCACACCATCCACCACGAGCACCACGACGTCGAGTACCCCGTCGTCGACGAGATGCCGACGCTCGTGTGGACGGCGCAGCAGGCGGCCCTCGAGCTGCACGTGCCGCAGTGGCGGTTCGGTCCCCGCGGCGGACACCAGGACCCGGACCGGCTCGTCCTCGACCTCGACCCCGGCGAGGGCGTCGGGCTGCCGGAGTGCGTCGAGGTGGCGGTCGCGGCACGCGAGGTCCTGCAGGGCATGGGCCTGGAGCCCTACCCGGTGACCTCCGGGTCGAAGGGCATCCACCTGTACGCGGCCCTCGACGGCCGGGCCACCGCGCAGCAGGTGTCCGAGGTCGCGCACGAACTCGCGAAGGCGCTCGAGCAGGACATGCCGGACCTCGTCCTGTCGTCGATGAGCCGCGCCGAGCGCGCCGGGAAGGTGTTCGTCGACTGGTCGCAGAACAACGGCAACAAGACGACGATCGCGCCGTACTCGCTGCGCGGTCGACCGCACCCGACCGTCGCCGCACCGCGGACCTGGCGGGAGCTGACCGAGCCCGGGCTCGCGCACCTGACCCTCGACGAGGTCCTCGAGCGCATGCCCGACACGAACGACCTGCTGCACCCCGTCGCGGCGGCGTCGCTCGGCGTCGGGCGCGCCGACGCCGGACACTGGGACGGTGCCCGGACCGAGGAGGTCACCGAGCGGGAGCGTGCGGAACGGCAGGAGATGCAGGACCGCCTGTCCACCTACCGTGCCAAGCGCGACGCGACCCGCACCCCGGAGCCGGTGCCGCAGGCGTCGCCGACCGTCCGTACCGACGGGACCCCGACGTTCGTCATCCAGGAGCACCACGCCACCCGGGACCACTACGACTTCCGCCTCGAGCACGACGGCGTGCTGGTGAGCTGGGCGCTCCCGAAGGGCGAACCGACCGACCCCGGCGCGAACCACCTGGCCGTGCAGACCGAGGACCACCCGCTCGAGTACGGCGGCTTCGAGGGGATCATCCCCGCCGGCGAGTACGGCGGCGGCACGGTCACCATCTGGGACGACGGCACCTACGAGCTCGAGAAGTGGCGCGAGGGCGAGGAGGTCATCGTCACCCTGCACGGTCGGACGAACGGCGTCCGACGGCTCGCGCTCCTGCACACGCGCGGTCGTGGTCGGTCGGGGGGCGAGGCGAACTGGCTCATCCACCGGACGAAGGACCAGCCGACGGCGTCCGACAGCGGGGCCGACGAGCGCCCCACCGCAGGGCGGGGCTTCGGACGGTCGTCGGGACGTGCCGACGCCTCCGCGCGGATCGACCGGGCGGCCTCCGCGGCGACCGCACCCGACGAGCGCCGCACCATGCAGGCGTCCCTCCGCACGGGCGAGCCCGCACTCGACCCGGAGCACTGGGCGTTCGAGATGAAGTGGGACGGTGTGCGGGCGCTCGCCACCGTGCGCGACGGGACCGTGCGCCTCCGCAGCCGGAACGGCAACGACCTCACCGACCAGTACCCCGAGCTGCAGGAGCTCGCGGAGCGGGCGGGCGTCGACGGGGTCTTCGACGGCGAGGTCGTCGCGCTCGACGCCCGCGGCCGCCCGTCGTTCCAGCTGCTGCAGGACCGGATGGGGCTGACCAAGCCGCGCGAGGTGGCGGCGGCGCGACGGGAGACCCCGGTGCACCTGTTCCTGTTCGACGTGCTCGAGGCGGACGGACACGAGCTGACCCGCCTCGGGTACACCGCGCGTCGGGAGGCGCTGGCCACGGTGGTCGACCCGGGCGGGGCGATCGAGGTGCCCCCGGAGTCGACGGGCGACCTCGCCGCCGCGGTCGAGGCGTCCCGGGAGCGCGGGCTCGAGGGCGTCGTGGCGAAGAAGCGCTCGTCGCGGTACGTCGAGGGTCGGCGCTCCGAGTCGTGGCTGAAGCTCAAGCACCACGCCACGCAGGAGGTCGTCGTCGGCGGGTGGAAGCCCGGGGCCGGCCGCCGCGAAGGGGGCATCGGGTCGCTGCTGCTCGGCATCCCCGGGGACGAGGGCCTCGAGTACGTCGGGAAGGTGGGGACCGGCTTCACCGACCGCGACCTCGACGCGATCGCCGACGTGCTCGGCGCCATCGGCCGCGACGACTCCCCGTTCGTCGACGTCCCGAGAGCCGACGCCCGTGACGTGCACTGGGTCGCTCCCGAGCGGGTCGCCGAGGTCGAGTTCGCGGAGTGGACCGGCGACGGACGCCTGCGTCAGCCCTCGTGGCGCGGGTGGCGCAGCGACAAGGCCCCCGACGACGTCGTCCTGGAGCGTGCGGAGGACGGGGACGACCCGTCCTGA
- a CDS encoding DUF1992 domain-containing protein: MNDVDARMDRLRKAARYRYQQLEDAEVERGSLDPDEVRAEREERRLLKAADVAAHARAQIAEAERRGVFEGNPYHGKPLPGLDRGHDPNWWIKAKIEREDIRGIAPPALSLRTEDAELDDHLDALSVESDVRDVLVDFNARVKEARRQLLGGPPVVTPMRDVEAEVAGWRERREARFAADATAAADDAAGTRRSRWWRRRA, encoded by the coding sequence ATGAACGACGTCGATGCCAGGATGGACCGCCTGCGGAAGGCCGCACGGTACCGCTACCAGCAGCTCGAGGACGCCGAGGTCGAGCGGGGTTCGCTCGACCCGGACGAGGTCCGCGCCGAGCGTGAGGAGCGCCGGCTGCTCAAGGCCGCCGACGTCGCCGCGCACGCCCGTGCCCAGATCGCCGAGGCCGAGCGCCGCGGCGTGTTCGAGGGCAACCCGTACCACGGCAAGCCGCTGCCCGGGCTCGACCGCGGCCACGACCCGAACTGGTGGATCAAGGCGAAGATCGAGCGCGAGGACATCCGCGGCATCGCACCGCCCGCCCTGTCCCTGCGCACCGAGGACGCCGAGCTCGACGACCACCTGGACGCGCTGTCGGTGGAGTCGGATGTGCGGGACGTCCTGGTCGACTTCAACGCCCGGGTGAAGGAAGCGCGCCGGCAGCTGCTCGGCGGTCCACCGGTCGTCACGCCGATGCGCGACGTCGAGGCCGAGGTGGCCGGGTGGCGCGAGCGCCGGGAGGCCCGGTTCGCCGCCGACGCGACGGCTGCGGCCGACGACGCGGCCGGGACCCGACGGTCCCGCTGGTGGCGCCGGCGCGCCTGA